In Mustelus asterias chromosome 20, sMusAst1.hap1.1, whole genome shotgun sequence, a single genomic region encodes these proteins:
- the LOC144508208 gene encoding nectin-1-like isoform X2 translates to MASMVWNSVTILALLCVNPINSATPIPTTAGLSEVPVAKCVSANGNPPAGIRWISNLRGNYATTQNKNANGTTTVTSLYKMVPTRSTDDQEVTCVISHPASQSTIPFTMELSILYPPEVTITHDNVNGGVSLKCVAKANPPARTYSWRSLPSDLIAHQPEGVASNKRSVFVKTGMNGNVSCFATNSIGTGNGTIEIIFKGSIEGHAIGKTIILSVAVGVLLLVVLATILIVFLIRRKRKAAAETYVNSSFQRQRMEQDSLELPGTYMGLNVGEQSLYSELHS, encoded by the exons ATGGCATCAATGGTTTGGAATTCAGTTACAATTCTCGCACTCCTCTGTG TAAATCCCATCAACTCAGCAACACCGATTCCTACAACAGCTGGCCTTTCAGAAGTGCCTGTGGCAAAATGTGTTTCAGCCAATGGGAACCCTCCAGCCGGGATCAGGTGGATTTCCAATCTCCGTGGAAACTATGCAACAACCCAGAATAAAAACGCCAATGGAACAACAACTGTCACCAGCCTGTACAAGATGGTACCCACTCGTTCCACTGATGATCAAGAAGTGACTTGTGTTATCTCCCACCCAGCATCACAGAGCACCATTCCGTTCACAATGGAACTATCCATCCTCT ATCCACCAGAAGTGACCATAACACACGACAATGTCAACGGTGGTGTCAGCCTCAAATGTGTCGCGAAAGCCAATCCTCCAGCAAGAACCTATTCTTGGCGAAG cctcccgagtgatttaattgcgCATCAACCAGAAGGAGTGGCGTCAAACAAAAGATCAGTATTCGTAAAGACCGGGATGAATGGAAACGTGAGCTGTTTTGCGACCAACTCAATCGGGACTGGAAATGGCACAATTGAGATAATATTTAAAGGCTCCATTGAAG GTCACGCCATTGGGAAAACCATCATCCTCAGTGTGGCAGTGGGAGTGTTGTTGCTGGTTGTTCTTGCCACGATTCTCATCGTCTTCCTCATCAGGAGAAAACGCAAAGCAGCAG CAGAAACCTACGTCAACAGTTCATTTCAAAGGCAGAGAATGGAGCAG
- the LOC144508208 gene encoding nectin-1-like isoform X1 translates to MASMVWNSVTILALLCVAASDQVSGVTLTAFAGAEVLLPCRGTRVEEIFVLFSWMKDTEQNNIALYSPNVGFKILNPHYSNRIVFRNNSGFDGSILLKSLQMQDEGMYICEFTSSVEEVQRKTVNLIVVVNPINSATPIPTTAGLSEVPVAKCVSANGNPPAGIRWISNLRGNYATTQNKNANGTTTVTSLYKMVPTRSTDDQEVTCVISHPASQSTIPFTMELSILYPPEVTITHDNVNGGVSLKCVAKANPPARTYSWRSLPSDLIAHQPEGVASNKRSVFVKTGMNGNVSCFATNSIGTGNGTIEIIFKGSIEGHAIGKTIILSVAVGVLLLVVLATILIVFLIRRKRKAAAETYVNSSFQRQRMEQDSLELPGTYMGLNVGEQSLYSELHS, encoded by the exons ATGGCATCAATGGTTTGGAATTCAGTTACAATTCTCGCACTCCTCTGTG TTGCTGCCAGTGACCAGGTTTCAGGTGTGACACTCACTGCTTTTGCTGGGGCGGAGGTGCTGCTCCCGTGCCGGGGAACAAGAGTGGAGGAAATATTCGTGCTATTTTCCTGGATGAAGGATACTGAGCAGAATAATATCGCACTATACAGCCCTAATGTTGGGTTCAAAATCCTGAATCCACACTATTCCAATCGGATCGTTTTCAGAAACAATTCGGGATTCGATGGATCAATTCTATTAAAGTCTTTGCAAATGCAGGATGAGGGGATGTATATCTGTGAGTTCACTTCATCGGTTGAAGAAGTACAAAGGAAAACAGTGAATTTAATAGTTGTAG TAAATCCCATCAACTCAGCAACACCGATTCCTACAACAGCTGGCCTTTCAGAAGTGCCTGTGGCAAAATGTGTTTCAGCCAATGGGAACCCTCCAGCCGGGATCAGGTGGATTTCCAATCTCCGTGGAAACTATGCAACAACCCAGAATAAAAACGCCAATGGAACAACAACTGTCACCAGCCTGTACAAGATGGTACCCACTCGTTCCACTGATGATCAAGAAGTGACTTGTGTTATCTCCCACCCAGCATCACAGAGCACCATTCCGTTCACAATGGAACTATCCATCCTCT ATCCACCAGAAGTGACCATAACACACGACAATGTCAACGGTGGTGTCAGCCTCAAATGTGTCGCGAAAGCCAATCCTCCAGCAAGAACCTATTCTTGGCGAAG cctcccgagtgatttaattgcgCATCAACCAGAAGGAGTGGCGTCAAACAAAAGATCAGTATTCGTAAAGACCGGGATGAATGGAAACGTGAGCTGTTTTGCGACCAACTCAATCGGGACTGGAAATGGCACAATTGAGATAATATTTAAAGGCTCCATTGAAG GTCACGCCATTGGGAAAACCATCATCCTCAGTGTGGCAGTGGGAGTGTTGTTGCTGGTTGTTCTTGCCACGATTCTCATCGTCTTCCTCATCAGGAGAAAACGCAAAGCAGCAG CAGAAACCTACGTCAACAGTTCATTTCAAAGGCAGAGAATGGAGCAG